Proteins encoded in a region of the Watersipora subatra chromosome 5, tzWatSuba1.1, whole genome shotgun sequence genome:
- the LOC137397600 gene encoding putative uncharacterized protein DDB_G0286901: MVSNHGDMVSNDRNMVSNDRDMVSNNRDMVSKNRDMVSNHRDMVSNNGYMVSNNRDMVSNHRAMVRNNRDMVSNNRDMVSNSGDMVSNHGDMVSNNRDMVSNNGDMVSNDRDMVSNNIDMVSKNRDMVSNHRDMVSNNRDMVSNDRNMVSNDRDMVSNNRDMVSKNRDMVSNHRDMVSNGGDMASNHGDMVSNNRDMVSNDRNMVSNDRDMVSNNRDMVSKNRDMVSNHRDMVSNSGDMVSNNGDMVSNNRDMVSNDRAMVRNNRDMVSNNRDMVSNSGDIVSNNRAMVSNNRDMVSNNGDMVSNNRDMVSNNGDMVSNNRDMVSNNRAMVRNNRDMVINRGDMVRSNENMAFWSAAKSITLS, translated from the coding sequence ATGGTCAGTAACCATGGAGACATGGTCAGTAACGATAGAAACATGGTCAGTAACGATAGAGACATGGTGAGTAATAATAGAGACATGGTCAGTAAGAATAGAGACATGGTCAGTAACCATAGAGACATGGTGAGTAACAATGGATATATGGTCAGTAACAATAGAGATATGGTCAGTAACCATAGAGCCATGGTGAGAAACAATAGAGACATGGTCAGTAACAATAGAGACATGGTCAGTAATAGTGGAGACATGGTCAGTAACCATGGAGACATGGTCAGTAACAATAGAGACATGGTCAGTAACAATGGAGACATGGTCAGTAACGATAGAGACATGGTGAGTAATAATATAGACATGGTCAGTAAGAATAGAGACATGGTCAGTAACCATAGAGACATGGTGAGTAACAATAGAGACATGGTCAGTAACGATAGAAACATGGTCAGTAACGATAGAGACATGGTGAGTAATAATAGAGACATGGTCAGTAAGAACAGAGACATGGTCAGTAACCATAGAGACATGGTGAGTAACGGTGGAGACATGGCCAGTAACCATGGAGACATGGTCAGTAACAATAGAGACATGGTCAGTAATGATAGAAACATGGTCAGTAACGATAGAGACATGGTGAGTAATAATAGAGACATGGTCAGTAAGAATAGAGACATGGTCAGTAACCATAGAGACATGGTGAGTAACAGTGGAGACATGGTAAGTAACAATGGAGATATGGTCAGTAACAATAGAGATATGGTCAGTAACGATAGAGCCATGGTGAGAAACAATAGAGACATGGTCAGTAACAATAGAGACATGGTCAGTAATAGTGGAGACATAGTCAGTAACAATAGAGCCATGGTGAGTAACAATAGAGACATGGTCAGTAACAATGGAGACATGGTGAGTAACAATAGAGACATGGTCAGTAACAATGGAGACATGGTCAGTAACAATAGAGACATGGTCAGTAACAATAGAGCCATGGTGAGAAACAATAGAGACATGGTCATTAACAGGGGAGACATGGTCAGAAGCAACGAAAATATGGCATTTTGGTCAGCTGCCAAGAGCATTACATTATCATGA